The following proteins are co-located in the Myxococcaceae bacterium JPH2 genome:
- a CDS encoding TetR/AcrR family transcriptional regulator, giving the protein MASTPKTRQTVARKSPKPRGYHHLDLRRALLDAAIEFLRKGDVTGLTIQVLARAVGVSPGAPYHHFPDKQSLLAALATEGYDLLAERVAQAVARESTVPGKLAEVAAAYLSFAEEHASHYRIMFLPEIEDRVRFASVHEASDRSLRTLFEVVAAGNPGLPFDVVVARAIAALSMCHGFASLRAAGVLGNIPGIPKVELLEKVAIAEVATVALGAGTRRST; this is encoded by the coding sequence GTGGCGAGCACCCCCAAGACGCGTCAGACCGTGGCCAGGAAGTCCCCGAAGCCTCGCGGCTATCACCACCTCGATTTGCGCCGCGCCCTGCTGGATGCGGCAATCGAGTTCCTGCGGAAAGGCGACGTCACGGGGCTGACCATCCAGGTCCTCGCCCGGGCCGTGGGCGTGTCTCCCGGAGCGCCCTATCACCATTTCCCGGACAAGCAGTCCCTCCTGGCGGCGCTGGCCACCGAGGGCTACGACCTGCTCGCGGAGCGCGTCGCGCAGGCCGTGGCGCGTGAGTCCACCGTGCCGGGCAAGCTCGCGGAGGTCGCCGCCGCGTACCTCTCCTTCGCGGAGGAGCACGCTTCGCACTACCGCATCATGTTCCTTCCTGAAATCGAGGACCGGGTGCGCTTCGCCTCCGTCCACGAGGCGTCCGACCGCTCCCTGCGGACCCTGTTCGAGGTGGTGGCCGCGGGCAACCCCGGGCTTCCATTCGACGTCGTCGTCGCCCGGGCCATCGCCGCGTTGTCCATGTGCCACGGGTTCGCGTCACTCAGGGCCGCCGGGGTGCTGGGGAACATCCCCGGGATTCCGAAGGTCGAACTGCTCGAGAAGGTCGCCATCGCCGAGGTGGCGACTGTCGCGCTCGGAGCGGGTACCCGGCGCTCCACCTGA
- a CDS encoding SRPBCC family protein, translating to MPRIATPALALLLLVCGVLLGACATPVGYASGTSVTERDSLHRTTPTPTLEPEAPFIAHTVEADIAVPPDRLLPWLVNVPLERILLGTEKIAGIERTEVLSPSWGSPGTRRRVVLRDGNTSLEELLVVAEGQRFQYIVWNFTNEARRAVQYAVGEFNFTPTATGTHLRWTYRFRGNGWPTEGFLKSFVEEDFAGYMKVGMEHIQTESTLDLTARQN from the coding sequence ATGCCGCGGATTGCGACACCTGCCCTCGCCCTGCTCCTCCTCGTGTGTGGTGTGCTCCTGGGCGCGTGCGCGACGCCCGTCGGTTACGCGTCGGGGACCTCCGTCACGGAGCGGGACTCGCTGCACCGCACGACGCCGACGCCCACGCTGGAGCCCGAGGCGCCGTTCATCGCGCATACGGTCGAGGCCGATATCGCCGTGCCCCCGGACCGCCTGTTGCCTTGGTTGGTGAACGTTCCGTTGGAGCGCATCCTGTTGGGGACCGAGAAGATCGCCGGCATCGAGCGGACCGAAGTCCTCTCCCCATCCTGGGGCAGTCCGGGAACGCGCCGACGCGTGGTGCTGCGAGACGGGAACACCTCTCTCGAGGAGTTGCTCGTCGTCGCGGAGGGCCAACGCTTTCAGTACATCGTTTGGAACTTCACCAACGAGGCGCGCCGGGCCGTCCAGTACGCGGTGGGGGAGTTCAACTTCACACCGACGGCGACGGGGACGCACCTGCGCTGGACCTATCGCTTTCGTGGCAACGGGTGGCCCACGGAGGGCTTCCTCAAATCCTTCGTCGAGGAGGACTTCGCTGGCTACATGAAGGTCGGCATGGAGCATATCCAGACCGAGTCGACACTCGACCTGACGGCTCGGCAGAACTGA